One genomic window of Polaromonas sp. SP1 includes the following:
- a CDS encoding DUF350 domain-containing protein, with product MGLEWLKPAAFLGSILFALIGVIIFWISFVIIDKVTPYDLWQEIVEKQNMALAVVVAAMALGICVIVAAAIHG from the coding sequence ATGGGACTTGAATGGCTTAAACCCGCCGCTTTCCTCGGCTCTATTTTGTTCGCGCTGATCGGCGTGATCATCTTCTGGATCAGCTTTGTCATCATCGACAAGGTCACGCCGTATGACCTGTGGCAGGAGATTGTGGAGAAGCAGAATATGGCGCTGGCTGTGGTGGTGGCCGCGATGGCGTTGGGAATCTGCGTGATAGTAGCCGCCGCCATCCACGGCTAG
- a CDS encoding aminopeptidase P N-terminal domain-containing protein — MSTTTIYEKRRAAIARALKAAGGGIALLPTAPEYPRNRDSDFPYRHDSYFYYLTGFSEPDSWLVIEASGKTTLFCRPKDLEREIWDGIRVGPKAAPAALGVDAAFSVEALDEKMPQLLTNQGAVWFPFATHKGLETQVDSWLNKVRARVRFGAECPQSQHDLCKLLDEMRLVKDSHEVAILKRAGKISAGAHVRAMQTSAAMLRAGVKGGLREYHLEAELLHEFRRHGSQFPAYGSIVAAGANACILHYRAGDTELKPGQLCLIDAGCELDGYASDITRTFPADGKFTPSQRTLYDIVLAAQDAAVKATKPGKRFLDPHDAATRVLAQGMLDTGLLDKKKHGKVDDVLESGAYRQFYMHRTGHWMGMDVHDCGDYTEPGSKPREEKDALGQTVMRKPSRILRPGMVLTIEPGIYVRPGKNVPKEFWNIGIRIEDDALVTAKGCELTTRGVPVDGDEIERLMAD, encoded by the coding sequence ATGAGCACCACCACGATTTATGAAAAACGCCGCGCCGCCATCGCCCGCGCCCTGAAAGCCGCCGGCGGCGGCATCGCCTTGCTGCCCACCGCGCCCGAATACCCGCGCAACCGCGACAGCGACTTCCCCTACCGCCACGACAGCTACTTCTATTACCTGACCGGCTTCAGCGAGCCCGACAGCTGGCTGGTGATTGAAGCCAGCGGCAAAACCACGCTGTTTTGCCGGCCCAAAGACCTGGAGCGCGAAATCTGGGACGGCATCCGCGTGGGCCCCAAGGCCGCACCCGCCGCACTGGGCGTGGACGCCGCCTTCAGCGTGGAAGCGCTCGACGAAAAAATGCCGCAGCTGCTGACGAACCAGGGTGCGGTGTGGTTCCCGTTCGCCACGCACAAGGGCCTTGAAACACAAGTCGACAGCTGGCTCAACAAGGTGCGCGCCCGCGTGCGCTTTGGCGCCGAATGCCCGCAAAGCCAGCACGACCTGTGCAAGCTGCTCGATGAAATGCGCCTGGTCAAAGACAGCCATGAAGTGGCCATTCTCAAGCGCGCCGGAAAAATTTCTGCCGGCGCCCATGTGCGCGCCATGCAAACCTCCGCCGCCATGCTGCGCGCCGGCGTGAAAGGCGGCCTGCGTGAATACCACCTCGAAGCCGAGCTGCTGCACGAGTTCCGCCGCCACGGCTCGCAGTTCCCGGCCTACGGCAGCATCGTCGCCGCCGGCGCCAACGCCTGCATCCTGCATTACCGCGCCGGCGACACCGAACTTAAACCCGGCCAGCTCTGCCTGATCGACGCCGGCTGCGAGCTCGACGGCTACGCCAGCGACATCACCCGCACCTTCCCGGCCGACGGCAAGTTCACGCCGTCGCAGCGCACGCTGTACGACATCGTGCTGGCAGCGCAGGACGCGGCAGTGAAAGCCACCAAACCCGGCAAACGCTTCCTGGACCCGCACGACGCCGCCACGCGCGTGCTGGCCCAAGGCATGCTGGACACCGGCCTGCTCGACAAAAAGAAACACGGCAAGGTCGACGACGTGCTGGAGTCCGGCGCCTACCGCCAGTTCTACATGCACCGCACCGGCCACTGGATGGGCATGGACGTCCACGATTGCGGCGACTACACCGAACCCGGCAGCAAACCGCGCGAAGAAAAAGACGCCCTGGGCCAGACCGTGATGCGCAAGCCCTCACGCATCCTGCGGCCCGGGATGGTGCTGACCATCGAGCCCGGCATCTATGTGCGGCCCGGCAAAAACGTGCCCAAAGAGTTCTGGAACATCGGCATCCGGATTGAGGACGACGCGCTGGTCACGGCCAAGGGCTGTGAGTTGACGACGCGCGGCGTGCCGGTGGATGGGGATGAGATTGAGCGGCTGATGGCGGATTGA
- a CDS encoding polyamine aminopropyltransferase produces MNTETPSTTSTPRPLEVALLASVFVVAACGLVYELAAGALASYLLGDSVLQFSTIIGSYLFAMGIGSWLSRFFERQLPAHFLRIELLVALIGGLLTATLFIANAYVPGAFRFLLYAMVLLVGTLVGLEIPLVMRILRRNVALKELVSQVLTFDYLGALAVSLAFPLVLVPQLGLIRTGLLFGLMNAAVAVWALWLFRHELRHFKAHAAACLLVMGTLGAGFVGAEHITTLAEDHFYQDRVVFTATTRYQRIVVTHGRGGHRLFLNGNLQFAERDEYRYHEALVHPVMSAHGAPKKVAVLGGGDGMAVREILKYPGVESVTLVELDPAMTQLFSQQPALRRLNGDALLSPKVQVVNADAFQWLDKSAEMFDIIIVDFPDPTNFSIGKLYTNSFYALLEQRLAASGYAVVQTTSPLVARRSYWTVVSTLESVGLKTAPYHANVPSFGEWGFVVAGRRPFSPTTQVAALPAGLKFLDAQTLPLLFDFPKDMARVPAPVNRLSSQELVHSYEQEWGKN; encoded by the coding sequence TTGAACACTGAAACTCCCTCAACCACCTCCACACCGCGCCCCCTCGAAGTCGCGCTGCTTGCCAGCGTCTTCGTGGTGGCGGCGTGCGGGTTGGTGTATGAGCTGGCGGCGGGTGCGCTGGCTTCTTACCTGCTGGGCGATTCGGTGCTGCAGTTCTCGACCATCATCGGCAGCTACCTGTTTGCGATGGGTATCGGGTCGTGGCTGTCGCGGTTTTTCGAGCGACAGCTGCCGGCGCATTTTTTACGGATAGAACTGCTTGTAGCCCTTATCGGCGGCTTGCTTACTGCTACGCTTTTTATAGCAAATGCCTATGTCCCGGGCGCTTTCCGCTTTTTGCTGTACGCGATGGTGCTGCTGGTGGGCACGCTGGTCGGGCTGGAGATCCCGCTGGTCATGCGCATCCTGCGGCGCAACGTGGCGCTCAAGGAGCTGGTGTCGCAGGTGCTCACGTTCGACTACCTGGGCGCGCTGGCCGTGTCGCTGGCGTTTCCGCTGGTGCTGGTGCCGCAGCTGGGGCTGATACGCACCGGCCTGCTGTTTGGGCTGATGAATGCGGCGGTGGCGGTGTGGGCGCTGTGGCTGTTTCGCCATGAGCTGCGCCACTTCAAGGCGCATGCCGCCGCCTGCCTGCTGGTGATGGGCACGCTGGGCGCCGGGTTTGTGGGTGCCGAGCACATCACCACACTGGCCGAAGACCATTTCTACCAGGACCGCGTGGTCTTCACCGCCACCACGCGCTACCAGCGCATCGTGGTGACCCACGGCCGCGGCGGCCACCGCCTGTTCCTCAATGGCAACCTGCAGTTCGCCGAGCGCGACGAATACCGCTACCACGAGGCGCTGGTGCACCCGGTGATGAGCGCCCACGGCGCACCCAAAAAAGTCGCGGTGCTGGGCGGCGGCGACGGCATGGCGGTGCGTGAGATCCTCAAATACCCCGGCGTCGAAAGCGTCACGCTGGTCGAGCTGGACCCGGCCATGACCCAGCTCTTCAGCCAGCAGCCCGCATTGCGGCGGCTCAATGGCGACGCGCTGCTCTCACCCAAGGTGCAGGTGGTGAATGCCGACGCCTTCCAGTGGCTCGACAAGAGCGCCGAGATGTTCGACATCATCATCGTGGACTTCCCCGACCCCACCAACTTTTCCATCGGCAAGCTCTACACCAACTCGTTTTACGCCCTGCTTGAGCAGCGTCTTGCGGCCAGCGGTTATGCCGTGGTGCAGACCACCTCGCCGCTGGTGGCGCGCCGCAGCTACTGGACCGTCGTCAGCACGCTCGAATCGGTGGGCCTGAAAACCGCGCCCTACCACGCCAATGTGCCCAGCTTCGGCGAGTGGGGCTTTGTGGTCGCCGGCCGGCGGCCCTTCAGCCCGACCACCCAGGTGGCGGCTTTGCCGGCGGGACTGAAGTTTCTGGACGCACAAACCTTGCCGCTGCTGTTTGATTTCCCGAAAGACATGGCGCGTGTGCCCGCGCCCGTCAACCGGCTGTCCAGCCAGGAGCTGGTGCACAGCTACGAGCAGGAATGGGGAAAAAATTGA
- a CDS encoding DUF4178 domain-containing protein: protein MASEPQQRAYRAPCPGCGAPVEFRSAQSTHAVCGYCQSTVVRDGDTLSRIGKMAELFNDFSPLQLQASGVWQGRNFTLVGRLQYKYAQGTWTEWYAVQDDGSTAFLSEDNGAYVFSLPTSLQRAVPPAENFRVGATTAINAKPFSVASNEQVSLLSAQGELPRLPALGTPFAMVELRSADGDVLSIDYGTAAASSAPALSLGRSVLLEDLKLTGLKDESAKDESGKQFSCPNCGAPVEVTLAGSKSITCRSCNSIIDLTQGTGAALKHAIQDEPVSPLIALGTVGQLVGAQWQVVGFQHRMGYEPDDPDEHFGWDEYLLYNQKRGFTFLVDAEDGWSLVKPVTGAPTFKTGGDSASYLKTTYQLQSSYRAETTYVAGEFYWQVERGQKTFNRDFANGSALLSQEEAPNEITWSSGSKVDGDLVAKAFKLDGKKDLFKRADATPLSSASGMGCVTIIVIVLLILLFLFVIGRCSRCDPNVENCSSSSSARSSGGSYGGYSGGGGHK, encoded by the coding sequence TTGGCATCAGAGCCTCAGCAACGCGCGTACCGCGCGCCGTGCCCGGGTTGCGGCGCGCCCGTTGAATTTCGCAGCGCTCAGTCCACGCATGCGGTGTGCGGCTATTGCCAGAGCACCGTCGTGCGCGACGGTGATACGCTGTCGCGCATCGGCAAGATGGCCGAGCTGTTCAACGACTTCAGCCCGCTGCAACTGCAGGCATCGGGGGTCTGGCAGGGCCGCAATTTCACCCTCGTCGGCCGGCTGCAATACAAGTACGCACAGGGCACCTGGACCGAGTGGTACGCGGTGCAGGACGACGGCAGCACCGCCTTCCTGAGCGAAGACAACGGCGCTTATGTTTTCAGCCTGCCCACCAGCCTGCAGCGCGCCGTGCCGCCGGCCGAAAATTTCCGTGTGGGTGCCACCACGGCGATCAATGCCAAGCCGTTCAGCGTGGCGTCCAATGAACAGGTGTCGCTGCTGTCGGCACAGGGTGAATTGCCGCGCCTGCCCGCCTTGGGCACACCGTTTGCGATGGTCGAATTGCGCAGCGCCGACGGCGATGTGCTCAGCATCGACTACGGCACGGCAGCCGCGAGCAGTGCACCCGCGCTGTCGCTGGGCCGCTCCGTCCTGTTGGAAGACCTCAAACTCACGGGCCTGAAGGACGAGTCCGCCAAAGACGAAAGCGGCAAACAGTTCAGCTGCCCGAACTGCGGCGCGCCGGTCGAAGTCACGCTGGCCGGCAGCAAAAGCATCACGTGCCGCTCCTGCAACAGCATCATCGACCTCACGCAAGGCACAGGCGCTGCGCTGAAGCACGCCATCCAGGATGAACCTGTCAGCCCGCTGATCGCGCTGGGCACGGTCGGCCAGCTGGTGGGCGCGCAGTGGCAGGTGGTGGGCTTCCAGCACCGCATGGGCTATGAGCCCGATGATCCCGACGAGCACTTCGGCTGGGACGAATACCTGCTCTACAACCAGAAGCGTGGCTTTACTTTTTTGGTCGATGCCGAAGACGGCTGGAGCCTGGTCAAGCCTGTCACCGGCGCCCCCACCTTCAAGACCGGCGGCGACAGCGCCAGTTATCTCAAAACGACCTACCAGCTGCAAAGCAGCTACCGCGCCGAAACGACTTATGTCGCCGGCGAGTTCTACTGGCAGGTCGAGCGCGGGCAGAAAACGTTCAATCGCGACTTCGCCAACGGGAGCGCCTTGCTGTCGCAGGAGGAGGCGCCGAATGAAATCACCTGGTCCAGCGGCAGCAAGGTCGACGGCGACCTCGTTGCGAAGGCCTTCAAGCTGGATGGCAAGAAAGACCTCTTCAAGCGCGCGGATGCCACACCGCTGAGCAGCGCGTCGGGCATGGGCTGCGTCACCATCATCGTGATCGTGCTGCTGATCTTGCTGTTTCTCTTTGTGATCGGCCGTTGCTCTCGCTGCGACCCGAATGTCGAGAATTGTTCGTCGTCCAGCAGCGCGCGCAGTTCGGGCGGCTCTTACGGCGGTTATTCCGGTGGAGGCGGCCATAAATGA
- the tkt gene encoding transketolase, which produces MANTPMMANAIRALAMDAVQQANSGHPGAPMGMADMAVALWGSHLKHSPHNPNWFDRDRFVLSNGHGSMLIYAVLHLTGYKLPISELKNFRQLHSKTPGHPEYGYTPGVETTTGPLGQGLTNAVGMALAEKLLAKEFNREGHTVVDHNTYVFMGDGCLMEGISHEAAALAGAWKLNKLIALYDDNGISIDGQVAPWFIDNTAVRFAAYGWNVLGPIDGHDAELVSQAIEGAKKSSDKPTLIICKTHIGKGSPNRANTAKAHGEPLGAEEIKLTREALNWPYAPFEVPKETYDAWDAKAKGLAAEAAWDAKFAAYKAAHPELAAELARRMKGELPKSFAQLAVDTVIGAHEKAETVASRKASQLALEAFTAGLPELLGGSADLTGSNLTNTKSTPNLRFDMNGEVVLTANADGVSAGGRHINYGVREFGMAAIMNGIALHGGFIPYGGTFLTFSDYSRNAIRMAALMKIRVIHVFTHDSIGLGEDGPTHQSIEHAASLRLIPNLDVWRPGDTAETAVAWAVALENKNKPTALLLSRQNLPYAPKHDLGEISRGAYVLAEPAKVGLNKKAQAVIIATGSEVQLALKAQELLAAHKIAVRVVSMPSNTTFDKQKTAYKSEVLPEGIPRIAVEMGVTDGWWKYGCAAVVGIDSYGESAPAPVLFKHFGFTAENVADTVRKVLRK; this is translated from the coding sequence ATGGCCAATACCCCAATGATGGCGAATGCGATCCGCGCACTCGCAATGGACGCCGTTCAACAAGCCAATTCCGGACATCCCGGCGCCCCCATGGGCATGGCAGACATGGCAGTCGCCCTCTGGGGCAGCCACCTCAAGCACAGCCCGCACAACCCCAACTGGTTCGACCGCGACCGTTTTGTGCTCTCCAACGGCCACGGCTCCATGCTGATTTATGCCGTGCTGCACCTCACCGGCTACAAGCTGCCGATCAGCGAGCTCAAGAACTTCCGCCAGTTGCACAGCAAAACCCCTGGCCATCCCGAGTACGGCTACACCCCCGGCGTTGAAACCACTACCGGCCCGCTGGGCCAGGGCCTGACCAATGCCGTCGGCATGGCGCTGGCTGAAAAGCTGCTTGCCAAAGAATTCAACCGCGAAGGCCACACCGTCGTCGACCACAACACCTATGTCTTTATGGGTGACGGCTGCCTGATGGAAGGCATCAGCCACGAAGCCGCGGCGCTCGCCGGCGCCTGGAAGCTGAACAAGCTGATCGCGCTGTATGACGACAACGGCATCTCGATTGACGGCCAGGTCGCCCCCTGGTTCATCGACAACACCGCCGTGCGTTTTGCCGCCTACGGCTGGAACGTGCTGGGCCCCATCGACGGCCACGACGCCGAACTGGTCTCGCAGGCCATCGAAGGCGCGAAAAAGTCCAGCGACAAACCTACGCTGATCATCTGCAAGACGCACATCGGCAAAGGCTCGCCCAACCGCGCCAACACCGCCAAGGCTCACGGCGAACCGCTGGGCGCCGAAGAAATCAAGCTCACGCGCGAAGCCCTCAACTGGCCTTATGCGCCGTTTGAAGTGCCGAAGGAAACCTACGACGCGTGGGACGCCAAGGCCAAGGGCCTGGCCGCCGAGGCCGCCTGGGACGCCAAATTTGCCGCCTACAAGGCCGCGCACCCCGAGCTGGCCGCTGAACTGGCCCGCCGCATGAAGGGCGAGCTGCCCAAGTCGTTTGCCCAGCTGGCCGTCGACACCGTGATCGGCGCGCACGAAAAAGCCGAAACCGTGGCCTCGCGCAAAGCGTCGCAGCTCGCGCTCGAAGCCTTCACCGCCGGCCTGCCCGAGCTGCTGGGCGGCTCGGCCGATTTGACCGGCTCCAACCTCACCAACACCAAGTCCACGCCCAACCTGCGTTTTGACATGAACGGCGAAGTCGTGCTGACGGCCAACGCCGACGGCGTGAGCGCCGGCGGGCGCCACATCAACTACGGCGTGCGTGAATTCGGCATGGCCGCGATCATGAACGGCATCGCGCTGCACGGCGGTTTTATCCCCTACGGCGGCACCTTCCTGACCTTCAGCGACTACAGCCGCAACGCGATTCGCATGGCCGCGCTGATGAAGATCCGTGTCATCCACGTCTTCACGCACGACTCCATCGGCCTGGGCGAAGACGGCCCGACGCACCAGTCCATCGAGCACGCCGCCAGCCTGCGCCTGATCCCCAACCTGGACGTCTGGCGTCCGGGCGACACGGCTGAAACGGCCGTGGCCTGGGCCGTCGCGCTCGAGAACAAGAACAAGCCCACGGCGCTGCTGCTCAGCCGCCAGAACCTGCCTTACGCGCCCAAGCACGACCTCGGCGAAATCAGCCGCGGCGCTTATGTGCTGGCCGAACCCGCAAAAGTCGGCCTGAACAAAAAGGCCCAGGCCGTCATCATCGCCACCGGTTCTGAAGTGCAACTCGCGCTCAAGGCGCAAGAGCTGCTGGCCGCCCACAAGATCGCGGTGCGCGTGGTCTCCATGCCCAGCAACACGACGTTTGACAAACAAAAGACCGCCTACAAATCCGAAGTGCTGCCCGAAGGCATCCCCCGCATCGCGGTGGAAATGGGCGTCACCGACGGCTGGTGGAAATACGGCTGCGCGGCCGTGGTCGGCATCGACAGCTACGGCGAGTCGGCGCCCGCGCCGGTGCTGTTCAAGCACTTCGGCTTCACCGCCGAGAACGTGGCCGACACCGTGCGCAAGGTGCTGCGCAAGTAA
- the speD gene encoding adenosylmethionine decarboxylase translates to MQGLHLTADLYKCRCDAAWLTDAAKLGDWCVEAVQKAGLQAVNQLFHTFPDTVHGPGGITATVLLAESHVCVHTWPEQKAVTLDVYVCNFGGDHSARARGLMDALVRRFNPEWTEQRSLDRGDTQ, encoded by the coding sequence ATGCAAGGCCTTCACCTGACCGCCGATTTGTACAAATGCCGCTGCGACGCCGCCTGGCTGACCGACGCCGCCAAACTGGGCGACTGGTGCGTGGAAGCGGTGCAAAAGGCCGGCCTGCAGGCCGTCAACCAGCTGTTTCACACCTTCCCGGACACCGTGCACGGCCCGGGCGGCATCACGGCTACCGTGCTGCTGGCCGAGTCGCATGTGTGCGTGCACACCTGGCCCGAGCAAAAAGCCGTGACGCTGGACGTTTACGTCTGCAACTTCGGCGGCGACCACTCCGCCCGGGCGCGCGGGCTGATGGACGCGCTGGTGCGGCGGTTTAACCCTGAGTGGACCGAGCAGCGCTCACTGGACCGGGGCGATACACAGTGA
- the murU gene encoding N-acetylmuramate alpha-1-phosphate uridylyltransferase MurU produces the protein MIMAAGRGERMRPLTDTVPKPLLKVRGKPLIGWHAEALARGGFTDLVINTAWLGEQVEAYFSSDFGLQPRQDVSQALSISYSHEGRDFGGALETAGGIARALPLLGDVFWVLAGDVFVPGFEFTQAAAARFAAGNTLAHLWLVPNPAHNPKGDFGLGPGGLALNLPKDSPEPKFTYSTIGLYRREFFSSLPQGNPQGLKAPLAPLLREAMDNQQVSAELYEGAWTDVGTPARLEELNQTTTTTN, from the coding sequence ATGATCATGGCCGCCGGCCGCGGCGAGCGCATGCGCCCGCTGACGGACACCGTGCCCAAACCGCTGCTGAAGGTGCGCGGCAAGCCGCTGATCGGCTGGCATGCCGAGGCGCTGGCGCGGGGCGGGTTCACCGACCTGGTCATCAACACCGCCTGGCTGGGTGAGCAGGTGGAGGCATACTTTTCAAGCGATTTTGGCCTGCAGCCCAGGCAGGACGTGAGTCAGGCGCTATCAATTTCATACTCCCACGAAGGCCGGGACTTCGGCGGCGCACTCGAAACCGCCGGCGGCATTGCCCGCGCGCTGCCGCTGCTGGGCGATGTGTTCTGGGTGCTGGCGGGCGATGTGTTTGTGCCGGGCTTTGAGTTCACCCAGGCGGCCGCCGCACGCTTTGCCGCCGGCAACACACTGGCCCACCTGTGGCTGGTGCCCAACCCGGCGCACAACCCGAAAGGCGACTTTGGCCTCGGCCCCGGCGGCCTGGCGCTGAACCTGCCCAAAGACAGCCCCGAGCCCAAATTCACCTACAGCACCATAGGCCTGTACCGGCGCGAGTTCTTCAGCAGCCTGCCGCAGGGCAATCCGCAGGGCCTCAAAGCCCCGCTGGCGCCGCTGTTGCGCGAGGCGATGGACAATCAACAAGTGAGCGCCGAGCTGTATGAAGGCGCCTGGACCGACGTGGGCACGCCGGCCCGCCTGGAAGAGTTAAACCAAACCACCACGACCACGAACTGA
- a CDS encoding SPFH domain-containing protein, whose amino-acid sequence MALMDFIKKQFIDIIQWTEADDGTLAWRFPMADMEIQYGASLTVRESQMAVFVNEGKVADVFGPGMYKLTTQTIPVLTYLKNWDKLFESPFKSDVYFFSTRQQIDQKWGTPQPITIRDKDFGAVRLRAFGNYNFRVADPKLFHTEISGTRERYTTADLDGQLRGLVLQNISNAIASSDIAFLDLAANQLAFAQALVTQLTPEFAKIGLKLDGMTVQNVSLPEELQKILDQKIGMGMVGNDMGKFMQYQTAQAIPKFAEGGGGGSGIAGDAMGLGAGVALGQVLAQNLQQGLQGNAAQAASAAAAATVKPDDVMATLEKLGELKAKGILTQEEFDAKKAELLKKLV is encoded by the coding sequence ATGGCCTTAATGGACTTCATCAAGAAACAGTTCATCGACATCATCCAGTGGACCGAGGCCGACGACGGCACACTGGCCTGGCGTTTCCCGATGGCCGACATGGAAATCCAGTACGGTGCCTCGCTCACCGTGCGCGAGTCGCAGATGGCGGTGTTCGTCAATGAAGGCAAGGTTGCCGATGTCTTCGGCCCCGGCATGTACAAGCTGACGACGCAGACCATCCCTGTCCTGACTTACCTCAAGAACTGGGACAAGCTGTTTGAGTCGCCCTTCAAGAGCGATGTCTACTTCTTCAGCACGCGCCAGCAGATCGACCAGAAGTGGGGCACGCCCCAGCCCATCACCATCCGCGACAAGGACTTCGGCGCCGTGCGCCTGCGCGCCTTCGGCAACTACAACTTCCGCGTTGCCGACCCCAAGCTCTTTCACACCGAGATCTCGGGCACACGCGAGCGCTACACCACGGCCGACCTGGACGGTCAGCTGCGCGGCCTGGTGCTGCAGAACATCTCCAACGCCATCGCCTCGAGCGACATCGCCTTCCTGGACCTGGCCGCCAACCAGCTGGCATTTGCCCAGGCGCTGGTGACGCAACTCACGCCCGAGTTTGCCAAGATCGGCCTGAAGCTCGACGGCATGACGGTGCAGAACGTTTCGCTGCCCGAAGAGCTGCAGAAAATTCTCGACCAGAAAATCGGCATGGGCATGGTCGGCAACGACATGGGCAAGTTCATGCAATACCAGACCGCGCAGGCCATTCCGAAGTTCGCCGAAGGCGGCGGTGGCGGCAGCGGCATTGCTGGTGACGCGATGGGCCTGGGCGCCGGCGTGGCGCTGGGCCAGGTGCTGGCGCAAAACCTGCAGCAAGGCCTGCAGGGCAATGCCGCCCAGGCGGCCTCGGCTGCCGCAGCGGCAACCGTCAAGCCCGACGATGTCATGGCCACGCTCGAGAAACTCGGCGAACTCAAGGCCAAGGGCATTCTCACGCAGGAAGAGTTCGACGCCAAGAAAGCGGAGCTACTCAAGAAGCTGGTGTGA
- a CDS encoding NAD(P)-binding protein, whose product MKRRDFLVASALPLIGCKEARHIEGGFLGANHERGHLLRPGEPGKAPAWPAPSTTQRTRVLIAGGGVAGLAAARALRLRGIHDFVMLELEDSAGGNSRGGLVGGVPCPLGAHYLPVPGDAARDVQDLLEELSLRRRVAGRWEYDERHLCHSPQERLFINGQWQEGLLPLQDMDVGVLADYQRFDRLVQEASAAAPFSIPVGNHPPAPSHRALDALSFEAWLDQQQLTRAPLRWYLDYCCRDDYGAGLGAVSAWAGIHYFASRHGFHAPGEAAAAEREAGVLTWPEGNGWLTRQLAAPLGERLRTGRIVMCVAAGRHGVEVDAFNAATQAVERWQADQCIVALPLFVAARVVENPPPALQQAAAALRYAPWLVANLHIDAALHDRPGAAPSWDNVIYGEGKSGGYPGLGYVDAKHQSLQAVPGETVLTYYRAFGIEAAQRKTLYEQPWTHWRDAVLAELSVPHPDLPGKVTRLEVMRYGHAMSTPVPGIRSNAALRALQQPLQAPWQRLHFAHSDLSGYSVFEEAFTQGHRRGTSVV is encoded by the coding sequence ATGAAGCGGCGTGATTTTCTGGTGGCGTCTGCCTTGCCGCTGATCGGCTGCAAAGAAGCAAGGCACATCGAAGGCGGCTTCCTCGGGGCCAACCATGAACGCGGCCATCTGCTGCGGCCCGGCGAGCCCGGCAAGGCGCCGGCCTGGCCCGCCCCTTCCACCACCCAACGCACCCGCGTACTGATTGCCGGCGGCGGGGTCGCCGGCCTGGCAGCGGCGCGCGCGCTGCGCCTGCGCGGTATCCATGATTTTGTGATGCTGGAGCTGGAGGACAGCGCCGGCGGCAACAGCCGCGGCGGCCTGGTGGGCGGTGTGCCCTGCCCGCTGGGCGCGCACTACCTGCCGGTGCCCGGCGATGCTGCGCGCGATGTGCAGGACCTACTGGAGGAGCTCTCGCTGCGCCGGCGCGTGGCCGGCCGCTGGGAGTACGACGAACGCCACCTGTGCCACAGCCCGCAAGAGCGCCTCTTCATCAACGGGCAATGGCAGGAAGGCCTGCTGCCCCTGCAGGATATGGATGTTGGCGTGCTGGCCGACTACCAGCGCTTTGACCGCCTGGTGCAAGAAGCCTCGGCCGCCGCGCCGTTCTCCATTCCCGTCGGCAACCATCCGCCTGCGCCCTCTCATCGCGCGCTGGACGCGCTGAGCTTTGAAGCCTGGCTGGACCAGCAGCAGCTCACGCGCGCGCCGCTGCGCTGGTACCTCGATTACTGCTGCCGCGACGACTACGGCGCGGGCCTGGGCGCTGTGTCGGCCTGGGCCGGCATTCATTACTTTGCCAGCCGCCACGGCTTTCATGCGCCGGGCGAAGCGGCTGCCGCCGAGCGCGAAGCCGGCGTCCTCACCTGGCCCGAAGGCAACGGCTGGCTCACGCGGCAACTGGCCGCGCCGCTGGGCGAGCGCCTGCGCACCGGCCGCATCGTGATGTGCGTGGCTGCCGGCCGGCACGGCGTGGAAGTCGACGCCTTCAACGCCGCCACCCAGGCCGTTGAGCGCTGGCAGGCCGACCAGTGCATCGTGGCGCTGCCGCTGTTTGTCGCGGCCCGCGTGGTCGAAAACCCGCCGCCCGCCTTGCAGCAGGCCGCCGCCGCGCTGCGCTACGCCCCCTGGCTGGTGGCCAACCTGCATATCGACGCCGCGCTGCACGACCGCCCCGGCGCCGCGCCCAGTTGGGACAACGTGATCTATGGTGAGGGCAAGTCCGGCGGCTACCCGGGGCTCGGGTATGTCGACGCCAAACACCAGAGCCTTCAGGCCGTGCCCGGCGAAACGGTGCTGACCTACTACCGGGCGTTCGGCATCGAAGCCGCCCAGCGCAAAACCCTTTATGAGCAACCCTGGACGCACTGGCGCGATGCGGTGCTGGCCGAACTCTCGGTGCCGCATCCCGACCTGCCCGGAAAAGTCACGCGCCTGGAAGTCATGCGCTACGGTCATGCCATGAGCACGCCCGTGCCCGGCATTCGCAGCAACGCGGCCTTGCGGGCACTGCAGCAGCCCTTGCAGGCGCCGTGGCAGCGGCTGCATTTTGCGCACAGCGACTTATCGGGGTATTCTGTCTTTGAAGAGGCGTTTACGCAGGGGCATCGCCGGGGCACCTCCGTGGTCTAG